The following proteins are co-located in the Dyadobacter chenwenxiniae genome:
- a CDS encoding sugar phosphate isomerase/epimerase family protein — protein MLAFFSDGDLRNDEKGKKAVVTKLKKVAPYAEKKGVTLGIESYLTAQEHLDIIQAVGSESVKVYYDFRNAADAGNDVFKEITMLGKEMICELHMKENGQKLGQGTMDWPKIAKVVKDIGYAGWMQIEGATPPGADIIECYTYNRQYLEGLFLFK, from the coding sequence TTGCTTGCTTTTTTCTCCGACGGAGACCTTCGAAATGATGAAAAGGGTAAGAAAGCGGTTGTAACAAAGCTTAAAAAAGTAGCGCCTTATGCTGAGAAGAAAGGAGTCACATTAGGCATAGAATCTTATTTAACAGCTCAGGAACATTTGGATATCATTCAGGCCGTTGGCAGTGAGTCGGTGAAGGTTTATTACGATTTCAGGAATGCTGCTGATGCCGGTAACGATGTGTTTAAGGAGATCACCATGCTGGGAAAAGAAATGATTTGCGAGCTGCACATGAAAGAAAACGGCCAAAAGCTTGGGCAGGGTACAATGGATTGGCCGAAAATCGCCAAAGTGGTGAAAGACATTGGCTACGCTGGTTGGATGCAAATTGAAGGCGCAACGCCGCCCGGAGCCGATATAATTGAATGTTATACATACAACAGGCAATATCTCGAAGGGTTATTTTTATTCAAATAA
- a CDS encoding PVC-type heme-binding CxxCH protein: protein MRSNKPHWPQKSSLGVFSPDDSSCLYLPDDLEATLWAEAPMLYNPTNMDIDAKGRVWVTEAVNYRDFNTKPAERLSHKQKGDRIMILEDKDGDGKAESSKFFTEDTLLTAPLGIAVLGNKIIVSCAPNLIVYTDSNGDDKPDKREVVLTGFGGFDHDHSLHSLVTGPDGRYYFNTGNAGPHNVTDKSGWTLRSGSLYTGGTPYNKTNEGNQKSDDGRIWVGGLALRMNPDGTGLKVMSHNFRNSYEVCLDSYGNMWQNDNDDQVITCRVSFLQENGNAGYFSADGTRYWQADRRPGQDIFATHWHQEDPGVMPAGDNSGAGSPTGIAYYEGDALGKNYRGTLLSCEAGRNVIFAYQPKVNGAGFDLKRRDLISSFPQASERYEWYETDNDIRKWFRPSDIAVGPDGALYIADWYDPVVGGHSMKDKKGYGRIYRIAPKGKKLTVPNLDFSTIKGLIEALKNPAVNVRALGFEGLKNKGDAALTDVKKLLNAENPFYQARAIWLMAQLDNNGKSEVINLLKSSNASHRLTAFRALKAIGAEKPYLTQMAKDQDAATRREVGIALRDVPFAEAKESIGSLIAMYDGKDPWMLEAIGTAADGKEQQVYKMVREAYPGEPINFSPQRANLAWRLHPAEVIEEMKTRAESSQVPASERRKALTAIGFIRNKKAAVAMIALSKSLLPDVASQAAWWVNFRKTNDWADLMNWEEAAAQEMTPAYKKMLESKKIVSDKNQTFPVRIEAAKEMAADEHGGNMLVDMRVQGQLPDSIAKSVSEIIFKNPDQNVRIVASQFFPKNGKVLKTDFISRMSPNVSHGEKLFANNCEACHKHGTKGAEIGPDLTLIHKKFDKTGLLDAIVNPSASMVFGYESYTIVTKSGETFFGFLMSDGANVVLKDAAGQQHSVKADQIKSREKMASSLMPEPTALGLNEQDLADLTGYLMQFK from the coding sequence ATGCGAAGCAATAAGCCACATTGGCCTCAAAAAAGCTCATTGGGAGTGTTTTCTCCCGACGATTCTTCCTGCCTTTATCTGCCCGATGACCTCGAAGCAACATTATGGGCAGAAGCGCCGATGCTCTATAATCCAACCAATATGGACATTGATGCAAAGGGCCGGGTATGGGTTACAGAGGCCGTGAATTATCGCGATTTCAATACAAAACCTGCCGAGCGGCTCAGCCATAAGCAAAAGGGCGACCGGATTATGATTTTGGAAGACAAAGACGGCGACGGAAAAGCGGAATCTTCAAAATTTTTTACAGAAGACACATTATTGACAGCACCATTGGGAATCGCTGTTCTTGGCAATAAAATCATCGTTTCGTGCGCTCCAAACCTGATTGTTTACACCGATTCAAATGGCGATGACAAGCCGGATAAGCGCGAAGTCGTGCTGACAGGTTTTGGCGGTTTTGACCACGATCATTCGCTGCATTCATTGGTTACAGGTCCTGATGGAAGATATTATTTCAACACAGGCAATGCTGGGCCGCATAATGTAACTGACAAAAGTGGCTGGACGCTTCGCAGTGGCAGCCTTTACACGGGCGGAACGCCGTATAACAAAACCAATGAGGGAAATCAAAAGTCGGACGACGGCCGCATTTGGGTCGGCGGGCTGGCATTGCGTATGAACCCGGATGGCACGGGACTAAAAGTGATGAGTCATAATTTCAGAAACAGTTACGAAGTCTGCCTTGATAGTTATGGCAACATGTGGCAGAATGATAATGATGATCAGGTGATTACATGCCGCGTTTCGTTTTTGCAGGAAAACGGTAATGCGGGTTATTTTTCGGCAGACGGCACACGTTACTGGCAAGCCGACCGCAGGCCGGGACAAGACATATTTGCAACGCATTGGCACCAGGAAGATCCGGGCGTAATGCCAGCGGGCGACAATTCCGGTGCAGGATCGCCGACGGGCATTGCTTATTATGAAGGCGACGCATTGGGCAAAAATTATCGCGGAACATTACTGAGCTGTGAAGCCGGCCGCAATGTAATATTTGCTTATCAGCCGAAGGTGAATGGCGCTGGTTTTGATTTGAAACGCCGCGATCTGATCAGCTCGTTTCCGCAGGCTTCGGAGCGATATGAATGGTATGAAACCGATAACGACATCCGGAAATGGTTTCGCCCGTCGGACATTGCGGTTGGGCCGGATGGCGCTTTATACATTGCGGATTGGTATGATCCTGTCGTGGGTGGTCATAGTATGAAGGATAAAAAAGGCTATGGACGCATTTATCGCATTGCACCAAAAGGAAAGAAGTTAACTGTTCCAAATTTGGATTTTTCAACAATAAAAGGTCTGATAGAAGCTTTGAAGAATCCGGCAGTAAATGTGCGGGCTTTGGGTTTTGAAGGTTTAAAAAACAAAGGCGATGCAGCATTAACTGACGTCAAAAAGTTACTCAATGCTGAAAATCCATTTTACCAGGCGAGAGCGATTTGGCTGATGGCGCAACTGGATAACAATGGTAAAAGTGAAGTGATTAACCTTTTAAAATCCTCCAATGCGTCGCATCGACTTACCGCTTTCCGGGCACTGAAAGCCATTGGTGCTGAAAAACCTTATCTGACGCAAATGGCTAAGGATCAGGATGCTGCTACTCGGCGCGAAGTAGGCATTGCGCTTCGGGATGTGCCGTTTGCAGAGGCGAAAGAAAGCATAGGGAGTCTCATTGCAATGTATGATGGCAAAGATCCCTGGATGCTGGAAGCGATCGGGACGGCGGCGGATGGAAAGGAGCAGCAAGTTTACAAAATGGTGCGTGAAGCTTATCCGGGCGAACCGATCAACTTCTCCCCCCAGCGTGCCAATCTAGCCTGGCGCTTGCACCCGGCTGAGGTTATTGAGGAAATGAAAACGCGCGCTGAATCTTCGCAAGTGCCAGCCTCAGAACGACGTAAGGCGCTCACAGCCATTGGTTTTATCAGAAACAAAAAGGCAGCTGTGGCCATGATAGCGTTATCGAAATCTCTACTTCCCGATGTAGCTTCGCAAGCTGCTTGGTGGGTTAATTTCCGCAAAACCAATGACTGGGCAGATCTCATGAACTGGGAAGAGGCCGCTGCACAGGAAATGACGCCAGCTTACAAGAAAATGCTGGAAAGCAAAAAAATTGTTTCGGATAAAAACCAAACTTTCCCAGTGAGAATTGAAGCCGCCAAAGAGATGGCCGCTGATGAGCATGGCGGCAATATGCTCGTGGATATGCGTGTGCAGGGACAGTTACCGGACAGCATTGCGAAATCGGTCAGTGAGATTATTTTCAAAAACCCGGATCAGAATGTCCGCATTGTAGCCAGCCAGTTTTTTCCCAAAAACGGGAAGGTCTTGAAGACAGATTTTATTTCCAGAATGAGCCCGAATGTCTCGCATGGTGAAAAGTTATTTGCAAACAACTGTGAAGCCTGTCACAAACACGGAACAAAAGGCGCGGAGATCGGGCCGGATTTAACATTAATCCATAAAAAATTTGATAAAACAGGGCTTTTGGACGCAATCGTGAATCCTTCGGCCAGTATGGTTTTTGGTTACGAAAGCTACACCATTGTCACAAAGAGCGGAGAAACATTCTTCGGTTTTCTGATGAGCGATGGCGCTAATGTGGTGTTAAAAGATGCCGCCGGACAGCAACATTCCGTCAAAGCGGATCAAATCAAAAGCCGGGAAAAAATGGCGTCTTCGCTCATGCCTGAACCAACAGCATTGGGTCTCAATGAGCAGGATCTGGCCGATTTGACGGGTTATTTAATGCAGTTTAAATAA
- a CDS encoding AraC family transcriptional regulator → MIRALFETINAGSDASFLVNSFNLEKFNVPYHFHPEFELTLILKGKGKRYVGKQMADFDSGDLVLLGSDLPHSWKSESVATPGFHAKSIVAQFDKNFLGSDFFERPELSGIRNLLKISAHGIHFVGQTAKEIGGKMRILALEENAFRKMWLLLDILEDLAASKEFVLLDQDGVVATQINSNKDRINAALGYIVDNFRNDIVLNEVAAVVNMSPNAFCKYFKRVTNKTFLDTVIDYRINFAVQQLLSTDRPVTEISFDSGFGDVSHFYKLFKRRMKMSPLNYRKNFQRGL, encoded by the coding sequence ATGATAAGAGCCTTGTTTGAGACGATTAACGCAGGATCTGATGCTTCATTCCTGGTTAATTCATTCAATCTGGAAAAATTTAATGTGCCATATCATTTTCATCCCGAATTTGAGCTGACGTTGATCTTAAAAGGCAAAGGAAAACGCTATGTAGGCAAGCAAATGGCGGATTTCGATTCGGGTGATCTTGTCTTATTAGGCTCAGATCTGCCCCATTCCTGGAAATCTGAAAGTGTCGCAACGCCCGGCTTTCACGCCAAATCCATTGTGGCGCAGTTTGATAAAAACTTCCTCGGCAGCGACTTTTTCGAGCGTCCGGAGTTATCGGGCATTCGTAACCTACTCAAAATCAGTGCGCACGGCATTCATTTTGTGGGACAAACCGCAAAAGAAATTGGCGGAAAGATGCGTATTCTGGCACTGGAAGAAAACGCATTTAGGAAAATGTGGCTGCTGCTGGATATTCTCGAAGATCTGGCTGCATCCAAAGAATTTGTGTTATTGGATCAGGATGGCGTCGTTGCCACGCAGATAAACAGCAATAAAGACCGCATTAATGCCGCGCTGGGCTACATCGTGGATAATTTCAGGAACGACATCGTGTTGAATGAAGTGGCGGCGGTTGTGAATATGTCACCCAACGCTTTTTGTAAATATTTCAAAAGGGTTACCAACAAAACATTTCTGGACACCGTGATCGACTACCGCATTAATTTCGCCGTTCAGCAACTGCTTTCCACAGACCGGCCTGTGACAGAAATTTCCTTCGATAGCGGCTTCGGAGACGTTTCTCATTTTTATAAACTTTTCAAAAGACGCATGAAAATGAGCCCGCTTAATTATAGAAAAAATTTCCAGAGGGGACTTTAG
- a CDS encoding phytanoyl-CoA dioxygenase family protein, whose amino-acid sequence MTSLTAPDLADFKAISETQIDSFRENGHVLIPGVLNEAEVSHYRGVINSAATKFNTEKRKLEDRDTYGRAFLQITNLWEVDENVKTYALAKRFGKIAADLLGVENVRIYHDQALYKEPGGGFTPWHQDQYYWPVDTANTITMWMPLIDIDVNMGMLTFASGSHRAGFVENVPISDESEAMLEKFIQDKGFQITRAQTMKAGDATWHYGWTLHSAPGNKSAETMREVMTVIFTADGATVTEPQNKHQEADRQRWMCGLPAGSPLNSPLNPLIL is encoded by the coding sequence ATGACATCCTTAACTGCTCCCGACCTGGCTGATTTTAAGGCTATCTCTGAAACGCAAATTGATAGTTTCAGGGAAAATGGTCATGTGCTGATTCCGGGCGTGTTGAATGAAGCGGAAGTTTCTCATTATCGCGGGGTCATTAATAGCGCTGCTACAAAGTTCAACACGGAAAAGCGGAAACTGGAAGACAGGGATACGTACGGAAGGGCTTTTTTACAGATTACAAATCTGTGGGAAGTGGATGAAAACGTGAAAACCTATGCGCTTGCCAAACGCTTCGGGAAAATTGCCGCAGACCTGTTGGGAGTAGAGAATGTCAGAATTTACCATGACCAGGCTCTGTATAAGGAGCCTGGTGGTGGGTTTACACCGTGGCATCAGGACCAATATTACTGGCCTGTGGACACGGCCAATACCATTACAATGTGGATGCCGTTAATTGATATCGATGTGAATATGGGCATGCTCACGTTTGCATCGGGTTCGCACCGGGCGGGTTTTGTGGAAAATGTGCCAATCTCCGATGAATCGGAGGCCATGCTAGAGAAATTTATTCAAGACAAAGGTTTCCAGATAACACGCGCCCAAACCATGAAAGCAGGTGACGCAACCTGGCATTACGGCTGGACATTGCATTCGGCGCCTGGAAATAAATCGGCTGAAACAATGCGGGAGGTAATGACAGTTATCTTTACCGCAGACGGTGCCACAGTTACCGAGCCCCAAAATAAGCACCAGGAAGCCGACCGGCAACGCTGGATGTGCGGTTTGCCAGCCGGCAGCCCACTAAATTCTCCATTGAATCCATTGATCCTCTGA
- the rhaM gene encoding L-rhamnose mutarotase — translation MEQDTISAFRMQLKPGNEREYKKRHDEIWPELAELLKNAGVKEYYIFLDEVTLALFAFQKKGPNDQTAGLASLSIMKKWWDYMADLMEVNEDNSPKTVACPEVFRLQIQS, via the coding sequence ATGGAGCAGGATACAATTTCAGCATTCCGGATGCAATTGAAACCGGGCAATGAAAGAGAATATAAAAAACGCCACGATGAAATTTGGCCTGAATTGGCTGAGTTGCTGAAAAATGCGGGCGTCAAGGAATATTATATTTTTCTGGACGAGGTTACCTTGGCGCTCTTTGCATTCCAGAAGAAAGGGCCCAATGATCAGACCGCGGGTTTGGCATCTCTGTCGATTATGAAAAAGTGGTGGGACTATATGGCTGACCTGATGGAAGTTAATGAAGATAATTCACCGAAAACGGTTGCTTGCCCGGAAGTTTTCCGGTTACAAATACAGTCCTAA
- a CDS encoding c-type cytochrome domain-containing protein translates to MLQILLQASSWALFIGRFHPVLVHLPIGFLLIAALLEIGRRTGKVAVSEGTVSFILFWSAISATIACIAGYLLSLGGGYDAGLLNDHMWQGIGVAVFAWIAWLVKSDRFREVIPFSSIIYLPAFGIATLLLLTAGHDGGSLTHGEEYLTQYTPEPFRSLAGMSPAKEAVTEIKPLADVNQALVYKDVVQPILEMRCVQCHNESKQKGDLRMDQLALLIKGGEGGPAFVAGKSAESDMIKRCLLPENDDEHMPPKGKPQLTTDQITLISWWIDQGAPADKKVAELTVSEQVKPALAALGTGGTGNAAAKSTVSAIQHVKVPAANEKDLDALRKAGLIVNALAQDQNLLEVSAVNAPDFADKNMALLTPVAQQIAWLKLGDTKITDTALKEMPKFKNLNKLHLEHTIVTDAGIANLKSLPLLEYINLVDTKVGDAGLREAATFKGLRSVYVWQSAVTDSAVSEVSRKNPQLMVVNGFNEAAVAEFLKAGDSTALKAKSKAP, encoded by the coding sequence ATGTTGCAAATCCTTTTACAGGCATCGTCCTGGGCTCTTTTTATTGGAAGGTTTCACCCGGTGCTCGTGCATTTGCCCATCGGGTTTTTGCTGATTGCAGCATTGCTGGAAATCGGACGTCGCACGGGGAAGGTTGCGGTTAGTGAAGGGACTGTCTCTTTTATCCTTTTTTGGTCTGCTATAAGTGCTACCATTGCTTGCATTGCGGGATATTTGCTGTCGTTAGGCGGCGGTTATGATGCCGGTTTGCTGAACGATCATATGTGGCAGGGCATAGGCGTTGCGGTTTTTGCCTGGATTGCCTGGCTTGTAAAGTCGGACCGTTTTCGGGAAGTAATTCCTTTTAGCTCCATAATTTATCTTCCTGCATTTGGCATAGCAACATTATTATTGCTGACAGCTGGACATGATGGCGGCTCGCTTACACATGGGGAAGAATATTTGACCCAATATACACCCGAACCATTCCGCAGCCTCGCTGGAATGTCGCCAGCCAAAGAAGCAGTCACAGAAATAAAACCATTGGCCGATGTGAACCAGGCATTGGTTTACAAGGATGTGGTGCAGCCGATTCTGGAAATGCGCTGCGTGCAATGTCATAATGAAAGCAAGCAAAAAGGTGATTTGCGGATGGATCAGCTTGCATTATTGATCAAAGGCGGTGAAGGCGGGCCTGCATTTGTAGCCGGAAAAAGCGCCGAAAGCGATATGATCAAACGTTGCCTTCTTCCCGAAAATGACGACGAACACATGCCGCCGAAAGGTAAACCCCAATTAACAACGGATCAGATCACATTAATTTCCTGGTGGATCGATCAGGGAGCGCCTGCGGATAAAAAAGTGGCGGAACTTACTGTTTCTGAACAGGTAAAGCCCGCTTTGGCAGCATTAGGAACAGGCGGAACGGGCAATGCAGCGGCGAAAAGCACAGTTTCCGCAATTCAGCATGTAAAGGTGCCGGCGGCTAATGAGAAAGATCTGGACGCGTTAAGAAAAGCCGGATTGATTGTAAATGCCTTGGCGCAGGATCAGAACCTGCTGGAAGTGAGCGCAGTGAATGCCCCTGATTTTGCCGATAAGAATATGGCGTTACTCACGCCGGTGGCGCAGCAAATTGCCTGGCTGAAATTAGGTGACACCAAAATAACGGACACGGCTTTGAAAGAAATGCCGAAGTTTAAGAATCTGAATAAGCTCCATTTAGAGCATACAATCGTTACCGACGCGGGCATTGCGAATCTGAAAAGTTTGCCCTTGCTGGAATATATTAATCTGGTGGATACGAAAGTCGGCGATGCGGGGCTTAGGGAAGCGGCCACATTCAAAGGACTTCGTTCTGTTTACGTTTGGCAGTCTGCCGTGACGGATTCTGCTGTGAGTGAGGTGAGTAGAAAAAATCCGCAACTGATGGTCGTAAATGGTTTTAATGAAGCCGCCGTTGCGGAATTTCTGAAAGCAGGCGATTCAACCGCATTAAAAGCGAAATCAAAGGCACCGTAA
- a CDS encoding barstar family protein: MKNTHFLIAREQSDVRTLFLGAFIAQVDGSKATSLKDFYQEISTAMHFPEYDGKNLDALDEMLNDLEWIKEQKVIIYIENSADWLAKEKSEEKLLSVIDILDATAEDWKWMDEEEEGTPKKELQIIFHDSERIRTLLEEQEIPYWVLS; encoded by the coding sequence ATGAAGAACACACACTTCCTGATTGCCAGGGAGCAATCGGATGTCCGGACCCTGTTCCTGGGCGCATTCATCGCGCAAGTCGATGGAAGCAAAGCAACTTCTCTCAAAGATTTTTACCAAGAAATTTCAACAGCCATGCATTTCCCCGAATATGATGGGAAAAATTTGGACGCGCTGGACGAAATGCTGAACGATCTGGAATGGATCAAAGAGCAAAAAGTCATCATATACATTGAAAATTCGGCTGATTGGCTTGCAAAAGAGAAATCGGAAGAGAAATTGCTATCCGTTATCGACATTCTGGACGCAACAGCTGAGGACTGGAAATGGATGGACGAGGAAGAAGAAGGCACGCCCAAAAAAGAATTACAGATCATTTTCCACGATTCGGAGCGCATCCGGACATTGCTTGAAGAACAGGAAATTCCTTATTGGGTTTTGAGCTGA
- the pnuC gene encoding nicotinamide riboside transporter PnuC: protein MTDWLNQTISLAGIATTWLEILGFITGAICVYLNTQQNVWGWFFGIINAVLYAIVFWQVRLYADTGLQGYYFLTSIYGWWMWKFGGRNHDGISVTRTPARMYPVFGVIFLIITASWGFLLGKFTDASLTYADSALTVASLIGQWMMARKYLENWILWIIADACYVVMYFYKDLHLTAILYAVFLALAVGGYFQWRRDLLRDAATV, encoded by the coding sequence ATGACCGATTGGCTCAATCAAACCATTTCTTTGGCGGGCATTGCCACCACCTGGCTTGAAATACTGGGCTTTATTACCGGGGCGATCTGCGTTTACCTGAATACGCAGCAGAATGTCTGGGGATGGTTTTTCGGGATTATCAATGCTGTGCTTTATGCTATCGTTTTCTGGCAGGTCCGGCTTTATGCTGACACGGGTTTGCAAGGCTATTATTTCCTGACGAGCATTTACGGCTGGTGGATGTGGAAATTTGGCGGAAGAAATCATGACGGAATCAGCGTAACGCGAACGCCGGCCCGCATGTATCCCGTATTTGGGGTGATATTCCTGATAATAACCGCTTCCTGGGGATTTTTGTTAGGAAAATTTACAGATGCCAGCCTTACTTACGCAGACTCTGCATTGACTGTCGCGAGCCTGATCGGACAATGGATGATGGCGCGTAAATATCTGGAAAACTGGATCTTGTGGATCATTGCAGATGCCTGTTATGTGGTCATGTATTTTTATAAAGACCTGCATCTGACTGCAATATTATATGCTGTTTTTCTTGCGCTCGCTGTTGGCGGTTATTTCCAGTGGAGACGGGATTTACTACGAGATGCGGCAACTGTCTAA